A window of Microbispora hainanensis genomic DNA:
TGCGCGGGAGGGGCGATTCGAGTTCGCGTACACCGCCGTGGCCGTGTATGGTTACACCTGTCCGCAGCGCGAGAGCGGCAGGCGGACCCGCCCCTATAGCTCAGTCGGCAGAGCGTCTCCATGGTAAGGAGAAGGTCAACGGTTCGATTCCGTTTGGGGGCTCTAGCCAGAAAGTCCTATCCAAGCAGCGTTTCTGACTGAGCGCTGCGGGGTGGGGCTTTCGGCTTGGTGGGGATGCCTCATCCCCGCCGAAGCACCGATCTCGATCATGGCTGATCCCGATGCGCGAATAGCCGTACAGGTCGGGTATCCTTGCGTGGCCGGATCCATTTCCGGCCTAGGCGGAGTAGCTCAGTCAGGCAGAGCAAGCGGCTCATAATCGCTGTGTCGCCGGTTCAAGTCCGGCCTCCGCTACTACCCTGCCGGGCCACCCGAACAAGGGGGCCCCGGTGCGGGTTGTCCAGTAGTCCCGAACGCAGAAAGGCACTCCCACGTGGCTGCCGCAGACGTTAGGCCGAAGATCACGCTGGCCTGCCAGGAGTGCAAGCACCGCAACTACATCACGCGGAAGAACCGGCGCAACGACCCGGATCGGCTTGAGCTGAAGAAGTACTGCCCCAACTGCAAGACGCACCGGGCGCACCGCGAGACCCGCTAGGTCACGGCACGGACCGCACGCACTTCCGACGCCGGCGTTCCCTGACTGGGGCGCCGGTTTGTCGTGTCCGGGGCGGTGCGGGCCGGTGCCCGCCGGCGTAGGTCTGTTACGGTACGGCCTACCCAGCCCATCCGAAGGAGCCGGCCCGATGCCTTTGAACCGCGATTTCGTCGGGCGGACGTACGAGTCGTCCGCGCCCTACGAGGTCAGCCGCGTGAAGATCAGCGAGTTCGCCACCGCGATCGGCGACTCCAACCCGATCTACCACGACCGGCAGGCCGCGGTGGCGGCCGGGCACCCGGACGTCGTCGCGCCGCCCACGTTCCCCATCGTGTTCAGCCTTCTCGGGACCGGTGACGCGCTCGGCGACCCCGGCCTCGGGCTCAACTTCGCGATGGTCGTGCACGGTGAGCAGAGGTTCGAGTATGAGCGCCCCATCCACGCGGGCGACGAGCTGGTGTGCAAATCGACCATCGCGGAGATCCGCAGCGTCGGCCGCAACGAGTTCCTGACGCTGCGCAGCGACGTCTCGACCACCTCGGGTGAGCTGGTCTGCCGGACGTACAACGTCATCGTGGAGCGCGGAGGGGCGGCCTGATCATGGCGGCGACGGTCAAGTACGACGAGGTGGAGGCCGGCCAGGAGATCCCGGCCGTCGAATACCAGGTCCGCCGGGTGGACCTGGTGAGGTACGCCGGCGCCTCGGGCGACTTCAACCCCATCCACTGGAACGAGCGCTACGCGAAGGCGGTCGGCCTGCCCGACGTCATCGCGCACGGCATGTACACGATGGCGCAGGGCGGCCGGTTCGTGACCGACTGGGCGGGCGACCCCGGCGCGGTCGTGGAGTATGGCGTCCGGTTCTCCTCCATGGTCGTGGTGCCCGACGACGACAACGGCGCGACGATCAGGATCAGCGGGGTCGTCGAGGAGAAGCGCGAGGACAAGCGGGTCGTCGTGGCGCTGACCGCGAAGTCCGGCGACTCCCGGGTGCTGTCCAAGGCCCGCGCGGTGGTCCAGCTCTCCTGAGCTCCCTCGCCTGGCCGGGTCCGGTTGACCGTCGCGATGCCGGGTAGCGGTCGGATCGTGAGCGAGCGAGACAACGAAGCGAAGAACGAGCCGGTCACGACCCAGCGGGAGCACGGCGACGTCGCCGGGGCCGCCGCGGAGACCCAGGACCCGGGCAAGGCGGGCGACGCCCACGGCGGTGCCCTGCCCCGCCCGCGAGCGCGCAACGCCAAGGAGGCCGCCGCGGCCGCGGGCCCGGAGGAGATCTCCGAGGCCAAGCGGGACATCGCGCCCGGCGGGACGATCGAGACCGCGCTGACCCCCTCGGGAGAGCCGTCGGTGGTCGCCTCCCAGCTCCTGTGGGACGGCAGCTCGGCCACGTCCAGGGTCGACGAGGTGATCGCCGAGGCGGAACGCGAGGATCGCGGGTAGATATCCTGTTCGTCGGGATGTTCCGGGTGCGAGGAGACCGATGGCTGACCGGCTGGCAGGGGTGCCGCTCGCCCCGTACACCACGTTGCGGACGGGCGGACCGGCCCGGGCGTTCACGCAGGCGCGGACGCAGGACGAGCTGATCGCGACCGTGGCCGAGGCCGACCGCGCGGGCGAGCCGGTGCTGGTGCTCGGCGGCGGCAGCAATCTCGTGGTGTGCGACGACGGGTTCGACGGGCTCGTGGTGCGCGTCGCCACGCTGGGCGTGGAGGCGACATCCCAGGACGGGCGCGTGCTGGTCACCGTGCAGGCGGGGGAGGACTGGGACGCCCTGGTCGCCCGCTGCGTGGCCGAGGGCTGGTCGGGGGTCGAGTGCCTGTCGGGCGTTCCCGGGCTGGTGGGCTCCACCCCGATCCAGAACGTCGGCGCGTACGGGCAGGACGTCTCGCAGACCGTCGCCGCCGTCCGCGTGTACGACCGGAGGGCCGGCGAGGTGCGGGACCTCACGGCCGCCGAGTGCGGCTTCGCCTACCGGCACAGCGCGTTCAAGCACGACCCCGGCCGCCACGTCGTGCTGGCCGTCACCTACGCCCTGGAGCGCTCGCCGCTGTCGGGGCCCGTGGCGTACAAGGAGCTGGCCGCGCGGCTCGGCGTGGAGATCGGCGCACGGGTGCCGCTGGCCGAGGCGCGGGAGGCCGTGCTGGAGCTGCGCCGTGGCAAGGGCATGGTGCTCGACCCCGGCGACCCGGACACGCGCAGCGCCGGATCGTTCTTCACCAATCCCGTGCTCGGCCCGGAGGAGGCGGCGGCCCTGGAGCTGCGGGCCCCCGGCCACCCGCGCTGGGACATGCCCGACGGCACGGTCAAGGTGCCGGCGGCGTGGCTGATCGAGAACGCCGGGTTCCCCAAGGGCTACGAGAAGGGCCGGGTGCGCATCTCGACCAAGCACACGCTGGCCCTCACCAATCCCACCGGAGAGGCGGGCGCGGCCGAGCTGCTGGCGCTCGCCCGCGAGGTGCGCGAGGGCGTGCACGAGAAGTTCGGGGTGTGGCTCGTCAACGAGCCCGTGCTGGTGGGAGTGCGTCTCTAGCTCGGTTAAACTGGGACGACCCGAAGGGGAGTAGTCCACAATCCACTGATCGACACACTGGCGGTTCGCCCGCCCGGTCGTGGAGCCCTCGTGGCGGACGAGACCTTCGGCCCGACAGTCATGATCACATGCTGCCGGGCCGAAGTCGTGCCCGAACTCCCCGGGTGTCGTACGGCGGCCCGGTCGCAACTCCCCTGTAGGAAGGCGACCCCGTGCAAGCCCTCTGGATCTCTCTCGTCGTCATCTTCGTGGCCGAGCTGGGCGACAAGAGCCAGCTCATGGCCCTGACCTTCGCGACCCGGTTCAAGACGGGGCCGGTGCTGGCCGGCATCACCGCGGCGACCGCGCTCGTCCACCTCGTCAGCGTCGGGCTCGGCAGGATCGTCGGCGACGCCCTCCCCACCACCGCCATCTCGATCATCGCGGGCCTGGCGTTCCTCGCCTTCGCGGCGTGGACGCTGCGCGGCGACGAGCTCACCGAGGAGGAGAAGGGCAAGGCGGCCAAGACCACCCGCAACGCCTTCATCGCCGTCGCCGTGGCGTTCTTCCTCAGCGAGCTGGGCGACAAGACCATGCTCGCCACCATCACGCTGGCCACCCAGCACGGCTGGTTCGGCACGTGGGTCGGCTCGACCGTGGGCATGGTCGCCGCCGACGCGCTGGCCATCCTGGTCGGCCGGTTCCTCGGCACCCGCCTGCCGGACAAGTGGATCAAGTATGGCGCCGCCGCGGCGTTCGCCGTCTTCGGCGTGCTGCTGCTGGCCGAGCCCCTGTTCGCCTGACTCTCGTCCGCCTGATCGAGCCCCGCCTGATCGAGCCCCGTCTGATCGAGCCCCGCCTAATCGAGCAGGGACAGGCGGTGGGCCGCGGCGGCGGCCTCGCCCCGGCTCGACACCCCCAGCTTGGGCAGGATGTTCGACACGTGCACGCTGACGGTCTTGGCCGAGATGAACAGCTCGGCCGCGATGTCCCGGTTGCTGCGCCCGGCCGCCACCAGGCGCAGCACCTCCAGCTCGCGCGGGGTCAGGTCGGCCTGCCGTACGGGCTCGGACGGGGTGGGGTCGGAGAGCGGGGTGCCGACGCGGCGGGCCAGCGTCTCGATCTGGGTGACCATCGGGGTGGCGCGCAACGCGACCGCGAGCGGGCAGGCCTCGCGCAGCCGCGCGATGGCACCCTCACGGTCGCCGCTCGCGGCGGCGGCCGCAGCGCCGTGCAGCAGCGCCTTGGCCCGGACGTACGGACGGCCCAGCCGCCGCCACGCCTCGGCCGCGGCGTCGAACTCGCCCCGGTAGACCAGTCCGAACGCCTCGTTCACCGGACCGTCGCCCAGGTTGACGGCCAGCCGGTCGCCCAGCTCCCGCACCGGGGCCACCCGGTCGGGGGCGACCGGCGCCGCCGCGTCGCAGACGTATCGGACCAGGGCGAGCAGCCGTCCGGCGAGCATGGCCTTGCGGGCCAGCGGCGGGTTGTCGAGAGCCTTCTCCAGCACGTCGAGTGCCTTCAGGGGCTCGCCGCGCAGCAGGTGCCACGCGAGACGCAGCCGGACGTTGTTCGTCCACTCCTGGGTCTGCTCGTCCCGATGCGGGGAGAAGACGCCGACCTCGGTGAGGATGTCCTCCGCCAGGTCCTCCTCGCCGCGCGCGATCGCGATGTCCGCGCGGACCCGCAGCATGTGCCACCGGTTGCGCAGGGTCGGCCCCATCGTCAGGGACCGCTCGATGATCTCGACGGCCTCGTCCCACCGGCCGAGCGACTCCAGCGCCTCCGCCCGGTTGTTGGCGATGAACGTGCCCTGGTGGCGGAACCTACCGTATCGCCGGGCGAGCTTCTCGCCCTCCAGCGCGAGCGCCACGGCCTCTTCCGAACGGCCGAGGTTGTCGAGGGCGTCGACGTTGTTGGCCAGGGCGCGCAGGATGATGCGGGGCGAGTTCAGGCGCCTGCCCATCGCCAGCGCCTGCTCGTTGAGCGCGATCGTGGTCTCGAGGTCGCCGTTGATGGAGTGGCCGAGCGCCA
This region includes:
- the rpmG gene encoding 50S ribosomal protein L33 yields the protein MAAADVRPKITLACQECKHRNYITRKNRRNDPDRLELKKYCPNCKTHRAHRETR
- a CDS encoding MaoC family dehydratase N-terminal domain-containing protein; the encoded protein is MPLNRDFVGRTYESSAPYEVSRVKISEFATAIGDSNPIYHDRQAAVAAGHPDVVAPPTFPIVFSLLGTGDALGDPGLGLNFAMVVHGEQRFEYERPIHAGDELVCKSTIAEIRSVGRNEFLTLRSDVSTTSGELVCRTYNVIVERGGAA
- a CDS encoding MaoC family dehydratase, giving the protein MAATVKYDEVEAGQEIPAVEYQVRRVDLVRYAGASGDFNPIHWNERYAKAVGLPDVIAHGMYTMAQGGRFVTDWAGDPGAVVEYGVRFSSMVVVPDDDNGATIRISGVVEEKREDKRVVVALTAKSGDSRVLSKARAVVQLS
- a CDS encoding UDP-N-acetylmuramate dehydrogenase, whose translation is MADRLAGVPLAPYTTLRTGGPARAFTQARTQDELIATVAEADRAGEPVLVLGGGSNLVVCDDGFDGLVVRVATLGVEATSQDGRVLVTVQAGEDWDALVARCVAEGWSGVECLSGVPGLVGSTPIQNVGAYGQDVSQTVAAVRVYDRRAGEVRDLTAAECGFAYRHSAFKHDPGRHVVLAVTYALERSPLSGPVAYKELAARLGVEIGARVPLAEAREAVLELRRGKGMVLDPGDPDTRSAGSFFTNPVLGPEEAAALELRAPGHPRWDMPDGTVKVPAAWLIENAGFPKGYEKGRVRISTKHTLALTNPTGEAGAAELLALAREVREGVHEKFGVWLVNEPVLVGVRL
- a CDS encoding TMEM165/GDT1 family protein, producing MQALWISLVVIFVAELGDKSQLMALTFATRFKTGPVLAGITAATALVHLVSVGLGRIVGDALPTTAISIIAGLAFLAFAAWTLRGDELTEEEKGKAAKTTRNAFIAVAVAFFLSELGDKTMLATITLATQHGWFGTWVGSTVGMVAADALAILVGRFLGTRLPDKWIKYGAAAAFAVFGVLLLAEPLFA